The proteins below come from a single Oncorhynchus keta strain PuntledgeMale-10-30-2019 chromosome 1, Oket_V2, whole genome shotgun sequence genomic window:
- the LOC118393171 gene encoding growth arrest and DNA damage-inducible protein GADD45 alpha-like, which yields MRRSNFNFHSELWGNMRKRADTRGRELNWDVERDHPWISCLQRGYFLMCNMTFEETSGENSTERMDSVAKALEEVLSSALPQGCITVGVYEAAKSLNVDPDNVVLCLLATDEEQVEDVALQIHFTLIQAFCCENDINILRVSNMRRLAEILGGVKPGGEPMDMHCVLVTNPQLTTWKDPALSKVNLFCRDSRILDQWVPIINLPD from the exons ATGAGGCGCTCGAACTTCAACTTCCACAGTGAACTGTGGGGAAATATGAGAAAAAGAGCAGACACACGAGGTCGCGAACTTAACTGGGACGTGGAGAGAGACCATCCGTGGATATCCTGCCTTCAACGTGGATATTTTCTAATGTGCAATATGACTTTTGAGGAAACCAGCGGAGAAAACTCTACAGAAAG GATGGATTCGGTGGCTAAAGCACTGGAGGAGGTTCTCAGCTCCGCGTTACCTCAGGGTTGCATTACTGTCGGGGTATACGAGGCAGCCAAGTCACTCAATGT TGACCCGGATAATGTGGTGTTGTGCCTCCTGGCGACGGACGAGGAACAGGTAGAAGACGTGGCCCTCCAGATCCACTTTACCCTTATCCAGGCGTTCTGCTGCGAGAACGACATCAACATCCTGCGGGTCAGCAACATGAGGCGCCTCGCTGAGATCCTTGGAGGAGTGAAGCCAGGAGGAGAGCCAATGGACATGCACtgtgtactagttact AACCCCCAGTTGACCACATGGAAGGACCCAGCTCTGAGCAAAGTGAATCTCTTCTGTAGAGACAGTCGAATCCTGGACCAGTGGGTCCCCATTATCAACCTACCTGACTGA
- the gng12b gene encoding guanine nucleotide-binding protein G(I)/G(S)/G(O) subunit gamma-12: protein MSSKMQSSNNTAHARRTVQQLRIEASIERIKVSKASADLMHYCGEHAKYDPLLMGIPASENPFKDKKPCTIL, encoded by the exons ATGTCGTCAAAGATGCAGAGTTCCAATAACACAGCCCATGCCAGGAGGACAGTCCAGCAGCTGAGAATAGAGGCCAGCATTGAGAGGATTAAG GTGTCCAAGGCCTCAGCAGACCTGATGCACTATTGTGGAGAACATGCTAAATACGACCCTCTACTCATGGGCATCCCAGCCTCTGAAAACCCCTTCAAAGACAAGAAGCCGTGCACTATATTATAG